One genomic window of Candidatus Dormiibacterota bacterium includes the following:
- the gatA gene encoding Asp-tRNA(Asn)/Glu-tRNA(Gln) amidotransferase subunit GatA, protein MSVAHGRTIGEIRSLVASGQVSAAEICGARLRRAREVEPRVKAFRTLLEDDALRQAEAVDRDRKEGRPLGPLAGVPIAVKDVLCTRGIPTTCGSRILKNFVPSYDATCVERLRRAGAVIVGKTNMDEFAMGSSTENSAYEKTCNPWALDRVPGGSSGGSAAAVAAGEVPAALGSDTGGSIRQPAAFCGVAGMKPTYGRVSRYGLVAFASSLDQVGPFGVTVEDVARVLQVIAGHDPCDSTSAPQPVPDYLKALGKDAAGLRIGVPAEYFREGLAPEVETAVQSSLTIAERLGARLEPISLPHTEYAIPTYYIIATAEASSNLARYDGVRYGHRAAGASQMETLYVRTRTEGFGPEVKRRIMLGTYVLSSGYYDAYYLKGQKVRTLIRRDFDLAFEKVDVIVTPTTPTPAFRFGDKVDDPLSMYLSDIFTVTINLAGLPGISIPCGLTRERLPVGLQVIGRPFDEETVLRLAAALEGALKFRDHRPPLDGTS, encoded by the coding sequence ATGAGTGTCGCGCACGGGCGCACCATCGGGGAGATCCGCTCGCTCGTCGCTTCCGGACAGGTGAGCGCGGCCGAGATCTGCGGCGCCCGCCTGCGGCGCGCCCGTGAGGTCGAGCCCCGCGTGAAGGCGTTCCGCACTCTCCTGGAGGACGACGCCCTGCGCCAGGCCGAGGCCGTCGATCGCGATCGGAAGGAGGGTCGTCCGCTCGGTCCCCTGGCCGGCGTTCCGATCGCCGTCAAGGACGTGCTGTGCACGCGCGGAATTCCGACGACCTGCGGCTCCCGCATCCTGAAAAATTTCGTGCCCTCCTATGACGCCACCTGCGTGGAGCGGTTGCGCCGGGCCGGCGCCGTGATCGTCGGCAAGACGAACATGGACGAGTTCGCGATGGGCTCCTCCACGGAGAATTCGGCCTACGAGAAGACCTGCAACCCCTGGGCGCTGGACCGGGTCCCCGGAGGATCGAGCGGCGGATCGGCCGCGGCGGTCGCGGCCGGGGAGGTGCCGGCGGCGCTCGGGTCCGACACCGGCGGCTCGATCCGCCAGCCCGCGGCGTTCTGCGGTGTCGCGGGGATGAAGCCGACCTACGGCCGCGTGTCGCGCTACGGGCTCGTGGCCTTCGCGTCATCGCTCGACCAGGTCGGGCCGTTCGGCGTCACGGTGGAGGACGTGGCGCGCGTCCTCCAGGTGATCGCGGGCCACGACCCCTGCGACTCGACGTCCGCCCCGCAGCCGGTGCCGGATTATCTGAAAGCGCTCGGCAAGGACGCCGCGGGGCTGCGCATCGGCGTGCCTGCGGAGTATTTCAGGGAGGGGCTCGCGCCCGAGGTCGAGACCGCCGTGCAGTCGTCGCTGACGATCGCCGAGCGCCTGGGCGCCCGGCTCGAGCCGATCTCGCTGCCGCACACGGAGTATGCGATCCCGACGTATTACATCATCGCCACCGCCGAGGCGAGCAGCAACCTGGCGCGCTACGACGGAGTGCGCTACGGCCATCGCGCCGCCGGCGCTTCTCAGATGGAGACGCTCTACGTGCGCACGCGCACCGAGGGGTTCGGTCCGGAGGTGAAGCGGCGCATCATGCTCGGCACCTACGTCCTGTCCTCCGGATACTATGACGCCTATTACCTGAAGGGACAGAAGGTGCGGACGCTCATCCGCCGCGACTTCGATCTCGCGTTCGAGAAGGTGGATGTCATCGTCACTCCGACGACCCCGACACCCGCCTTCCGGTTCGGCGACAAGGTCGACGACCCGCTGTCGATGTACCTCTCGGACATCTTCACCGTCACCATCAACCTGGCGGGCCTCCCGGGGATCTCGATTCCCTGCGGCCTGACGCGCGAACGGTTGCCGGTCGGGCTTCAAGTCATCGGCCGTCCCTTCGACGAGGAGACCGTCCTCCGACTCGCGGCGGCGCTCGAGGGGGCCTTGAAGTTCCGCGACCACCGCCCGCCCCTCGACGGGACGTCGTGA
- the gatC gene encoding Asp-tRNA(Asn)/Glu-tRNA(Gln) amidotransferase subunit GatC gives MAIGKDEVRHIAKLAHLEFSEDELGRFTQQFNSIVEYVARLNALDTADIQPTSHVDVGSHALRDDTLRPSMSREEALANAPESEHGLFKVPRVIG, from the coding sequence ATGGCCATCGGCAAGGACGAAGTCCGTCACATCGCGAAGCTGGCGCACCTCGAGTTCTCCGAGGACGAGCTCGGTCGTTTCACCCAGCAGTTCAATTCCATCGTGGAGTACGTCGCCCGTCTGAACGCGCTCGACACGGCCGACATCCAGCCGACGTCGCACGTCGATGTGGGCTCGCACGCCCTGCGCGACGACACGCTGCGCCCGTCGATGTCGCGCGAGGAGGCGCTCGCCAACGCCCCGGAGTCGGAGCACGGCCTCTTCAAGGTCCCCAGGGTGATCGGATGA
- a CDS encoding sigma-70 family RNA polymerase sigma factor has product MKNAASLERMTLEQDRRISEVVRREQSRLRDFIRRRVPDPRDAEDILQDVFYELVEANRLLMPIGHVTGWLFRVARNRITDLFRKKTPESAGDGVVGDEDDERLPWADLLPSPDAGPEALYARNVLLDELEMAVDELPEEQRQVFVAHELEGRSFREMAAETGVSVNTLLSRKRYAVLHLRERLRSIYDELTKA; this is encoded by the coding sequence ATGAAGAACGCGGCGAGCCTGGAGCGGATGACACTCGAACAGGACCGGCGGATCTCCGAGGTGGTCAGGCGGGAGCAGTCCCGGCTGCGTGACTTCATTCGCCGGCGCGTGCCCGACCCGCGCGACGCCGAGGACATCCTGCAGGACGTCTTCTACGAGCTGGTGGAAGCGAACCGCCTGCTGATGCCGATCGGGCACGTCACCGGCTGGCTGTTCCGCGTGGCGCGCAATCGCATCACCGATCTCTTCCGCAAGAAGACGCCGGAGAGCGCCGGCGATGGCGTGGTCGGGGACGAGGACGACGAACGGCTCCCGTGGGCCGACCTGCTGCCTTCGCCCGATGCCGGACCGGAGGCGCTCTACGCCCGCAACGTGCTTCTCGATGAGCTCGAGATGGCGGTCGATGAGCTGCCGGAGGAGCAGCGCCAGGTGTTTGTTGCGCACGAGCTGGAGGGGCGCAGCTTCAGGGAGATGGCGGCCGAGACCGGCGTGAGCGTGAACACGCTGCTCTCACGCAAACGGTATGCGGTGCTGCATCTGCGCGAGCGATTGCGAAGCATTTACGACGAACTCACCAAAGCATGA
- a CDS encoding carboxypeptidase-like regulatory domain-containing protein, whose amino-acid sequence MTLRSGNACHALAALLISFGAAVPSALAQDRALAGQVVDGRGAGLAGATIFVTQLGRARRAAEESAQLRATAAGVDTADRVLRSGADGSFSAQVPAGRYRIAVFKVGYDVALAEVNMATRNLLDVRMRPAAASPLEAPGDAAARDGGLDWILHRSDGDELRDVEAGLEGGTGSVALVSSRRGGHAPAALRWRMPTINGELSQDFSGSDLLGGETAGPGDASGRATRLALRGPAGEQGSWRFDGHSVRTTAGLSGGDEARRGGATTGLGVGFDYRLGPDDDLKTLVRYSTRRYVFESVDAADDVNQAQRNSAVRARWDRNLGDGALLFVVGSCREAAFRQPDGGPTSVATIVAGASDGARLVDRSISAAAGLALRSVDHAIDLGMRVHSFRYDLGDGGALLSGGDSSALPLEAGTLGRAMTLFGGDDWRLTDRNTVNYGLRYHNDLSSGDAYVVPRVGLTTTLPEAGDLVVRSAVMYRVEENRPSLSVSAADERGAVRSDAGRLGYEIGVASRPEDRLQFAATLSYRPFQERLDEQDSALSSAGFPGGGVLVLSDATAGRHEMEIELERGFGLVRGVLLGSMGRVQGRLSPVLGDGPVVDPAEGQAHYYMTGLRATIKPTETEVRIDYRSVLGEAEAHETGGPSSLRYRRLDLAVLQDLPFSSFAASRFRVLMAYEGLLLDSVDGVAPWPGSGATTRVTGGVDISF is encoded by the coding sequence ATGACGCTACGTTCCGGGAACGCGTGCCACGCGCTCGCCGCCCTCCTGATCTCCTTTGGTGCCGCCGTGCCGTCCGCGCTGGCCCAGGACCGGGCGCTCGCCGGCCAGGTGGTCGATGGACGCGGGGCCGGGCTCGCGGGTGCCACGATCTTCGTCACGCAGCTCGGTCGCGCTCGGCGGGCGGCCGAGGAGAGCGCGCAGTTGCGCGCGACGGCCGCGGGCGTCGACACCGCCGACCGGGTGCTCAGGAGCGGCGCGGATGGATCGTTCAGCGCCCAGGTGCCGGCGGGGCGGTATCGCATCGCGGTCTTCAAGGTCGGGTACGACGTCGCGCTCGCGGAGGTCAACATGGCGACGCGCAACCTCCTCGATGTGCGCATGAGGCCGGCGGCCGCGTCTCCCCTGGAGGCGCCGGGCGACGCCGCGGCACGCGACGGCGGCCTGGACTGGATCCTGCATCGCTCCGACGGAGACGAGTTGCGCGACGTCGAGGCCGGTCTCGAGGGGGGGACGGGCTCCGTGGCGCTCGTCTCTTCACGCAGAGGCGGCCACGCTCCGGCCGCGCTCAGGTGGCGGATGCCGACCATCAACGGCGAACTGAGTCAGGACTTCAGCGGCTCGGACCTTCTGGGCGGAGAGACCGCGGGCCCCGGGGACGCCTCCGGACGCGCCACCCGGCTGGCTCTGCGAGGTCCGGCGGGCGAGCAGGGTTCGTGGCGCTTCGACGGCCATTCCGTCAGGACGACGGCGGGACTGTCCGGCGGCGACGAGGCGCGCCGCGGCGGGGCGACGACGGGCCTGGGAGTCGGGTTCGATTACCGCCTCGGGCCGGACGATGATCTGAAGACCCTGGTCCGCTACTCCACCCGCCGGTACGTGTTCGAGTCGGTCGACGCCGCCGATGATGTGAACCAGGCGCAGAGGAACTCCGCCGTGCGGGCGCGCTGGGATCGGAATCTGGGAGACGGCGCGCTGCTGTTCGTCGTGGGCTCGTGCCGGGAGGCCGCCTTCCGCCAGCCGGACGGCGGCCCGACATCCGTGGCGACCATCGTGGCCGGTGCTTCGGACGGGGCCCGTCTCGTGGATCGGTCCATCTCGGCCGCGGCCGGCCTGGCGTTGCGGTCGGTGGACCACGCGATCGATCTGGGGATGCGCGTGCACTCCTTCCGTTACGACCTGGGGGACGGAGGCGCTCTCTTGTCCGGAGGGGACTCGAGCGCGCTCCCCCTCGAGGCGGGTACTCTGGGGCGGGCCATGACTCTCTTCGGAGGAGACGACTGGCGGCTCACCGACCGCAACACCGTGAACTACGGGCTGCGCTACCACAACGATCTGTCCTCGGGGGATGCCTACGTGGTGCCGCGCGTGGGGCTGACGACGACGCTTCCGGAGGCGGGTGATCTGGTGGTGCGATCGGCCGTGATGTACCGCGTCGAGGAGAATCGTCCGTCGCTCTCCGTCTCCGCCGCGGATGAGCGGGGCGCCGTCCGTTCCGATGCGGGTCGTCTGGGCTACGAGATCGGTGTCGCGAGCCGGCCGGAAGACCGGCTGCAGTTCGCGGCCACGCTGTCGTACCGGCCGTTCCAGGAGCGCCTCGACGAGCAGGACTCCGCGCTGTCATCGGCGGGATTCCCGGGCGGGGGAGTGCTGGTCCTGTCCGACGCGACGGCGGGCCGGCACGAGATGGAGATCGAGCTGGAGCGCGGTTTCGGACTGGTCCGCGGCGTTCTTCTCGGGAGCATGGGACGCGTGCAGGGCCGGCTGAGCCCCGTTCTGGGGGACGGCCCGGTCGTGGACCCGGCTGAAGGCCAGGCGCACTACTACATGACAGGCCTGCGCGCGACCATCAAACCGACCGAGACCGAGGTGCGGATCGACTACCGCAGCGTTCTGGGCGAGGCGGAAGCGCACGAGACCGGCGGGCCGTCCTCACTCCGTTACCGGCGGCTCGACCTGGCGGTCCTCCAGGACCTTCCCTTCTCCTCGTTCGCCGCCTCGCGCTTCCGGGTCCTGATGGCCTACGAGGGGCTGCTGCTCGACTCGGTCGACGGTGTCGCGCCCTGGCCCGGATCGGGCGCCACGACGCGCGTGACCGGCGGCGTGGACATTTCCTTCTGA
- a CDS encoding ATP-binding protein — protein sequence MRKTLAVGISALLLAWGAAYFHNQVTLMAPETGVEWVDSARGVVADTVIPRTPAWKGGLRPGDRLRAIDDRSIASAVDAEDAAYAVPRGTPVSYLVERDHEEAEFTVRPNWVGGGTPVYYYLTLVGLTFLGVGVVVWLRATRARAAIPFALLCQAMFMVLVLKSEGQGGFLDWSGYWGDLTGWLLAPALFLHITWALADEDRGSSLRRFGRAVFYVPAVLLLAYNLYLIPFKQVYRFADPLAVIRFKERLEELYIAVFVITGIVKAVLSYMSATRLQTRWQLKWMAWGSLVGFLPAAVFYLVPRSLNIRIGGWSDLSLLPMAVIPLAFAAAIVRYRLLDLDIFLKRGIVAIGILLTAGATYAACYVVMDRATGGITPRGLNLALILATFLMAIFYPRVHRRLKSVVDQFFYRERYDYRRTLNEFSEALNRELSLPTLRAKFIGRVERTFNLESARVFVREHEGRRLFGGSPEQTLVLDDPLMKMLEGADYLSLRDHSGAVETATGAFLIDSLGLEYMVPMTVEGEIVAVLGVGTPRGGEPLTTEDLQLLISLCRHAAVAFEGARLYSAVHEKVQEVEALREFNESILESSRVGILVTDSEGRVLNVNRAFEHLYGAARDQILGQRLSQVMPAGVFALATGDALPPGGEDLPDAGLRVYRSSLRTRDDRRLIVNLTQAALRDPAGRPRGRVITVDDVTEQVLREQDLQRREHLASIGLLASGIAHEVNTPLTGISSYTQMLLEERTPEDPEYSVLKKIEQQAFRAAGIASSLLNFSRQRDGDYQPLDIAEMMSETLELFQPHLRGRRIELVRRVDGPLSRVNGNRGRLQQVLMNLLLNAVDAMPEGGTVTVAAHADTGRVQIEVSDTGCGIPPEHLDRIYDPFFTTKPRGQGTGLGLSVSYGIVKEHSGTLLAESSPGEGSRFVVSLPVVDERRASA from the coding sequence ATGCGCAAGACGCTGGCGGTCGGCATCTCGGCGCTTCTTCTCGCCTGGGGCGCCGCCTACTTCCACAACCAGGTCACGCTCATGGCTCCGGAGACCGGCGTCGAGTGGGTGGACTCCGCCCGCGGAGTCGTGGCCGACACGGTCATCCCCAGGACACCGGCCTGGAAGGGGGGCCTGCGACCTGGCGATCGCCTGCGGGCCATCGACGATCGGTCGATCGCCTCGGCGGTCGACGCCGAGGACGCGGCGTACGCCGTGCCACGCGGTACGCCGGTCTCCTACCTGGTCGAGCGCGACCATGAGGAGGCCGAGTTCACCGTCCGCCCGAACTGGGTGGGCGGAGGGACGCCTGTCTACTACTACCTCACCCTCGTCGGCCTCACGTTCCTCGGCGTGGGCGTGGTGGTCTGGCTGCGGGCCACTCGGGCCCGCGCCGCCATTCCGTTCGCGCTCCTGTGCCAGGCTATGTTCATGGTCCTGGTCCTCAAGAGCGAGGGGCAGGGGGGCTTCCTGGACTGGTCGGGATACTGGGGCGATCTGACCGGCTGGCTCCTGGCCCCGGCCCTGTTCCTGCACATCACCTGGGCGCTGGCGGACGAGGACCGCGGATCGAGCCTGAGGCGATTCGGGCGCGCGGTCTTCTACGTGCCGGCGGTCCTGCTTCTCGCCTACAACCTCTATCTGATCCCGTTCAAGCAGGTCTATCGATTCGCCGATCCTCTGGCGGTCATCCGGTTCAAGGAACGTCTCGAGGAGCTGTACATCGCGGTCTTCGTCATCACGGGCATCGTCAAGGCCGTGCTCTCGTACATGTCGGCGACGCGGCTTCAGACGCGCTGGCAGCTCAAGTGGATGGCGTGGGGCAGTCTGGTCGGCTTCCTGCCGGCGGCCGTCTTCTACCTGGTTCCGCGCTCGCTGAACATCCGGATCGGCGGCTGGAGCGACCTGTCTCTCCTGCCGATGGCGGTCATTCCGCTCGCCTTCGCCGCCGCGATCGTCCGCTATCGTCTTCTCGACCTGGACATCTTCCTGAAACGGGGGATTGTGGCCATCGGAATCCTGCTCACCGCGGGGGCGACCTACGCCGCGTGCTACGTCGTGATGGACCGGGCCACCGGCGGGATCACGCCGCGCGGCCTGAACCTGGCGCTGATCCTGGCCACGTTCCTGATGGCGATCTTCTACCCGCGCGTGCATCGGCGGCTGAAGAGCGTGGTCGACCAGTTTTTCTACCGGGAGCGCTACGACTACCGCCGCACGCTGAACGAGTTCAGCGAGGCGCTCAACCGGGAGCTGAGCCTGCCGACGCTGAGGGCCAAGTTCATCGGACGGGTCGAGCGGACCTTCAACCTCGAGTCCGCGCGCGTGTTCGTGCGCGAGCACGAGGGACGGCGCCTCTTCGGAGGGTCGCCGGAGCAGACCCTCGTCCTCGACGACCCGCTCATGAAGATGCTGGAGGGCGCCGACTACCTGTCCCTGCGGGATCACTCCGGGGCTGTCGAGACGGCGACCGGCGCCTTCCTCATCGATTCTCTCGGCCTGGAGTACATGGTGCCCATGACGGTGGAAGGTGAGATCGTGGCCGTGCTGGGCGTCGGCACGCCCCGCGGCGGGGAGCCCCTCACCACCGAGGACCTGCAGCTGCTGATTTCGCTCTGCCGCCACGCGGCGGTCGCCTTCGAGGGGGCCCGGCTGTACAGCGCGGTGCACGAGAAGGTGCAGGAGGTCGAGGCGCTGCGCGAGTTCAACGAGAGCATCCTCGAGAGCAGCCGCGTGGGCATCCTGGTCACGGACTCCGAGGGGCGCGTCCTCAATGTCAATCGCGCCTTCGAGCATCTTTACGGTGCCGCGCGCGACCAGATCCTCGGACAGCGGTTGTCCCAGGTCATGCCGGCCGGAGTGTTCGCCCTGGCCACCGGGGACGCGCTTCCGCCGGGCGGCGAGGATCTGCCGGACGCCGGGCTTCGGGTGTACAGGTCCTCTCTGCGCACGCGCGACGACAGGCGGCTGATCGTCAACCTGACGCAGGCCGCCCTGCGCGATCCGGCCGGGCGGCCGCGCGGGCGGGTCATTACCGTCGACGACGTTACCGAGCAGGTGCTCCGCGAGCAGGATCTGCAACGACGCGAGCATCTCGCCTCGATCGGTCTTCTGGCCTCCGGCATCGCGCACGAGGTGAACACGCCCCTGACCGGCATCTCGTCCTACACCCAGATGCTCCTGGAGGAGCGCACGCCGGAGGACCCCGAGTATTCGGTCCTCAAGAAGATCGAGCAGCAGGCCTTCCGTGCGGCCGGGATCGCCTCGAGTCTGCTGAACTTCTCGCGTCAGCGCGACGGCGATTACCAACCGCTGGATATCGCCGAGATGATGTCGGAGACGCTGGAGCTGTTCCAGCCCCACCTGCGCGGCCGGAGGATCGAGCTGGTGCGCCGGGTCGACGGGCCGCTGTCCCGCGTGAACGGCAACCGCGGGCGCCTCCAGCAGGTCCTGATGAATCTCCTCCTGAACGCAGTGGACGCCATGCCCGAAGGCGGTACCGTGACCGTGGCGGCGCACGCCGACACGGGGAGGGTGCAGATCGAAGTGAGCGACACCGGCTGCGGCATCCCGCCGGAGCACCTGGACCGGATCTACGATCCGTTTTTCACGACGAAGCCGCGGGGCCAGGGGACCGGTCTCGGGCTCTCCGTGTCCTACGGAATCGTCAAGGAGCACTCCGGGACGCTCCTGGCTGAGAGCAGCCCGGGGGAGGGATCGCGCTTCGTGGTCAGCCTGCCGGTAGTGGATGAAAGGAGGGCCTCGGCGTGA